Proteins from a single region of Chlamydia buteonis:
- a CDS encoding IncA family protein has protein sequence MKCMQTNLFSRLEGQEIVSTRVDRTRSHIIINTIAIVSGILIIVSSIAACVFLRADLGLLSAILLGMAIIAGLLLIVVGVYFCYQSSSKQQSTSSVIEQERVFELSQQLAIANNELVSLRLFKQENQKGIETSLVSMSGEQRALLQERCERVVQLDSIIHQLRKEHALLLESKDKECYREMVRQTDLRLRLDHKHQQEMESKERSTRERMQCLELELTNQEREKATLLTRLRQTLLQNQERFSQELQEKDQQISDLRHTVSQQQEVDADHIQQLEDLLKGKEEAIAHLQSTVNYYENLETDMGISSLTGALVRIRQQEERIALLETLNLQPIVRTRNRSSSI, from the coding sequence ATGAAATGTATGCAGACGAACTTGTTTTCTAGATTAGAGGGACAAGAGATAGTGTCTACACGTGTAGACAGAACTCGCTCTCATATTATTATCAATACGATTGCTATAGTGTCAGGGATTTTGATAATTGTTTCTAGCATAGCAGCTTGCGTTTTTCTGAGGGCGGATCTGGGCTTGTTAAGCGCTATTCTTCTAGGTATGGCTATTATCGCAGGGCTGTTACTTATAGTCGTGGGTGTTTATTTTTGTTATCAGAGCAGTTCTAAACAACAGTCAACTTCTAGTGTCATAGAACAGGAGAGAGTTTTTGAATTATCACAACAACTAGCTATCGCTAATAACGAACTAGTTTCTTTACGTTTGTTCAAGCAGGAAAATCAGAAGGGAATAGAGACAAGTCTGGTCTCTATGTCTGGGGAACAAAGAGCTCTCTTACAAGAGAGGTGTGAGCGTGTAGTACAATTAGACAGTATTATTCATCAATTAAGAAAAGAACACGCACTATTGTTAGAAAGTAAGGACAAAGAATGTTACAGAGAAATGGTAAGACAGACGGATCTACGTCTTCGACTTGATCACAAGCATCAACAAGAGATGGAATCTAAAGAAAGGTCCACAAGAGAAAGAATGCAATGTTTAGAATTAGAGTTGACGAATCAAGAAAGAGAAAAGGCTACACTATTGACCAGGTTGCGACAAACTCTATTACAAAATCAAGAAAGGTTTAGTCAAGAATTGCAAGAAAAAGATCAACAGATTAGTGATTTACGACACACTGTAAGTCAACAACAAGAAGTAGATGCGGATCATATTCAGCAGTTGGAAGACTTATTAAAAGGAAAAGAAGAGGCCATAGCGCATCTACAATCTACTGTAAATTATTATGAGAACTTAGAAACAGATATGGGAATCAGTTCTCTTACCGGCGCCTTAGTTCGTATTCGACAGCAAGAAGAACGCATAGCTTTGTTAGAAACTTTAAATTTACAACCGATTGTAAGAACACGAAACCGATCTTCAAGTATATAG